A genomic segment from Bacillus cereus G9842 encodes:
- a CDS encoding NAD kinase codes for MKFTIMSKGDQSSDTLASTMKEYLLDFGFTMDEKEPDIVISVGGDGTLLYAFHRYYNRLDETAFVGVHTGHLGFYADWLPTEVEKLVIAIAKTPFQVVEYPLLEVIIRYVNGSKESQYLAMNEATVKSAEGTLVTEVEIRGEYFETFRGDGLCISTPSGSTAYNKALGGAIIHPSIEAIQIAEMASINNRVFRTVGSPLVLPKHHTCVLKPAAGMNLQITVDHLTMVHQDVKSIQYRVANEKVRFVRFRPFPFWKRVRDSFVADK; via the coding sequence ATGAAATTTACAATTATGTCAAAGGGAGATCAATCATCAGATACACTGGCAAGCACGATGAAAGAGTACTTGTTAGATTTTGGATTTACAATGGATGAAAAGGAACCCGATATTGTAATTTCTGTTGGGGGAGATGGAACGCTTTTATATGCGTTTCATCGTTATTATAATCGATTGGATGAAACAGCATTTGTTGGTGTACATACAGGACATTTAGGTTTCTATGCAGATTGGTTACCGACAGAAGTAGAGAAATTAGTAATTGCGATTGCGAAAACACCATTCCAAGTGGTGGAATATCCGCTTTTAGAAGTGATTATTCGCTATGTGAATGGAAGTAAAGAGTCACAGTATTTGGCGATGAATGAGGCGACTGTAAAAAGTGCAGAAGGTACATTAGTAACAGAAGTAGAAATACGCGGAGAATATTTTGAAACATTCCGCGGGGACGGCCTTTGTATTTCTACTCCTTCAGGAAGTACGGCATATAATAAAGCGCTTGGCGGAGCAATTATTCACCCTTCTATTGAAGCGATTCAAATTGCAGAAATGGCGTCCATTAACAATCGTGTGTTTCGTACTGTGGGATCGCCACTCGTATTGCCGAAGCACCATACATGTGTGTTAAAGCCAGCTGCAGGAATGAACTTACAAATTACAGTGGATCATTTAACGATGGTTCATCAAGATGTGAAATCAATCCAGTATCGCGTCGCAAACGAGAAAGTACGATTTGTTCGTTTCCGCCCGTTCCCGTTCTGGAAACGAGTTCGTGACTCGTTTGTTGCAGATAAATAG
- a CDS encoding RluA family pseudouridine synthase: MNRFTLKWDIGLAEESTLVREFLKTKGISKAALTDIKFHGGAIEVNGQHASVRHQLRASEELRIFFPVEERSEGMIAEDIPLCIVYEDDAVLIINKEANMSTIPSREHPTGSVANALLSHYDKQHLASTVHIVTRLDRDTSGLMLIAKNRFVHHLLSKQHQQKAVKRTYEAIVHGEMVEREGMIDAPIGRKSDSIIERTVCEDGQRAVTHFKVIDSTYHKTHVALELETGRTHQIRVHMAHIGHPLLGDNLYGGRRDEMKRQALHSKSLTFYHPILEKEMSFTIKIPSDMQELLRNA; this comes from the coding sequence TTGAACAGATTTACATTGAAATGGGATATAGGACTGGCTGAAGAGAGTACTTTAGTTAGGGAATTTTTGAAAACGAAAGGTATTTCTAAAGCCGCTTTAACGGATATAAAGTTTCACGGCGGGGCAATTGAAGTAAATGGTCAACATGCGAGTGTTCGTCATCAGTTGCGCGCTAGTGAAGAATTACGCATCTTTTTTCCAGTGGAGGAAAGAAGTGAAGGGATGATTGCAGAAGATATCCCTTTATGCATTGTATATGAAGATGATGCGGTTCTTATCATTAATAAAGAGGCGAACATGTCAACGATTCCATCTAGGGAACATCCGACAGGGAGTGTTGCCAATGCGCTTTTATCTCATTATGATAAGCAGCATCTTGCAAGTACAGTACACATTGTAACACGGTTAGATCGTGATACTTCAGGGCTTATGCTTATTGCAAAAAATCGTTTCGTGCATCATCTTTTATCGAAGCAGCATCAACAAAAAGCTGTGAAACGAACGTATGAAGCAATTGTTCACGGTGAGATGGTAGAACGAGAAGGAATGATTGATGCACCAATTGGTCGGAAATCTGATAGCATTATTGAGCGAACGGTTTGTGAGGATGGACAAAGGGCAGTTACTCATTTTAAAGTAATTGATAGTACATATCATAAGACACATGTAGCGCTGGAGCTTGAGACAGGAAGAACGCATCAAATTCGTGTGCATATGGCTCATATAGGACATCCATTACTTGGTGATAACTTATATGGAGGAAGAAGGGATGAAATGAAACGGCAAGCACTTCATAGTAAATCTTTGACGTTTTATCATCCTATTTTAGAGAAAGAAATGTCTTTCACTATAAAGATTCCAAGCGATATGCAAGAGTTACTTAGGAATGCTTAA
- a CDS encoding peptidase G2 autoproteolytic cleavage domain-containing protein, with amino-acid sequence MKKKSSKQKRKFPPLYLPMYGINNWCSIRAAAIEELEEQESSKKSKVKPTYVSLENAVMNHIIDRRKIKMQQKNKQLSNQDEQVLRSNQTEETAEENNSVAINKKVEPEIPAAIINKVKKIKEALASSNDIQTEKPLIIETPTPENTKVKRGGRYAYAEGLHSHAEGMAAHAEGLLTHAKGSFSHAEGSNSKATGHSSHSEGSETTAGGAYSHAEGKQTTALGEAAHAEGTATIANGFSSHAEGHHTSTAHFAGSHIMGRFGTAEEAYSWFIANGANDTDHNIGAKWLAHNGEMYIEGASYNASGTDFAQMFETEGHKPIDVGYFVTFSSEEKIRIATSHDSFILGISSATPALIGNSGALSWQKRYKTDNFGKRQYVWTESEEIQPLLNTEWDPACKYVARKDRAEWLPVGLIGQMLVRDDGTCETHGYCRPNDNGIATKAESGFFVIKRTRENQILILFR; translated from the coding sequence ATGAAGAAAAAATCTTCTAAACAAAAAAGAAAATTTCCCCCTTTATATCTGCCCATGTACGGAATTAACAACTGGTGTAGCATTCGGGCTGCAGCCATAGAAGAACTAGAAGAACAAGAGTCATCAAAAAAAAGCAAAGTAAAACCAACATATGTCTCTTTAGAAAATGCTGTGATGAACCACATAATCGATCGCAGAAAAATAAAGATGCAACAAAAAAATAAACAGCTCTCAAATCAAGATGAACAGGTACTACGTTCTAACCAAACAGAAGAAACGGCGGAAGAAAATAATTCTGTAGCAATAAATAAAAAAGTGGAACCAGAAATTCCAGCTGCTATTATAAACAAAGTAAAAAAAATAAAAGAAGCATTAGCTTCATCGAATGATATACAAACTGAAAAACCACTCATAATTGAGACACCTACACCTGAAAATACAAAAGTTAAAAGGGGCGGCCGATATGCATATGCGGAGGGGCTTCACTCTCATGCGGAGGGCATGGCAGCACATGCGGAAGGCTTATTAACACACGCAAAAGGTTCTTTCTCTCATGCAGAAGGATCCAACTCAAAAGCAACTGGACATAGTTCGCATAGTGAGGGAAGTGAAACGACAGCAGGCGGTGCTTATTCTCATGCGGAGGGTAAACAGACGACTGCTTTAGGCGAAGCAGCACACGCAGAAGGAACCGCAACTATCGCTAACGGCTTCTCTTCTCATGCGGAAGGTCATCATACATCAACAGCTCATTTTGCAGGTAGCCATATTATGGGGCGCTTCGGCACTGCAGAAGAAGCTTATTCCTGGTTTATTGCAAATGGTGCAAACGACACCGACCATAATATCGGTGCTAAATGGCTTGCCCATAATGGAGAAATGTATATTGAGGGCGCGTCTTACAATGCAAGCGGAACGGATTTTGCACAAATGTTTGAAACAGAAGGTCATAAACCTATTGATGTCGGTTATTTCGTTACATTTAGTAGCGAAGAAAAAATTCGGATAGCTACTTCACACGATTCGTTCATTTTAGGAATATCTAGTGCAACCCCTGCACTTATAGGAAATAGCGGGGCTTTAAGTTGGCAAAAACGCTATAAAACAGACAACTTTGGAAAACGCCAATATGTATGGACGGAATCAGAAGAAATACAACCTCTTTTAAATACAGAATGGGATCCAGCTTGCAAATATGTAGCAAGAAAAGATCGCGCCGAGTGGCTTCCTGTCGGATTAATTGGGCAAATGTTAGTACGTGATGACGGCACTTGCGAAACGCATGGATATTGTCGTCCAAATGACAATGGCATTGCTACAAAAGCCGAAAGTGGATTTTTCGTTATAAAGCGTACGCGTGAAAACCAAATTTTAATATTATTCCGCTAA
- the prpE gene encoding bis(5'-nucleosyl)-tetraphosphatase PrpE, translating to MKYDIIGDIHGCFQEFQNLTEKLGYNWSSGLPIHPEQRKLAFVGDITDRGPHSLRMIEIVWELVIHKKEAYYAPGNHCNKLYRFFLGRNVTIAHGLETTVAEYEALPSHKQNIIKEKFITLYEQSPLYHILDEKKVIVCHAGIRQDYIGRRDKKVQTFVLYGDITGEKHADGSPVRRDWAQEYKGQAWIVYGHTPVKEPRFVNQTVNIDTGAVFGGKLTGLRYPEMETISVPSSLPFVAEKFRPIS from the coding sequence ATGAAATATGACATTATAGGAGATATTCATGGATGCTTCCAAGAGTTTCAAAATTTAACAGAGAAGCTAGGGTATAACTGGAGTAGCGGTCTACCGATCCACCCTGAACAACGTAAACTTGCATTCGTTGGTGATATTACAGACCGTGGTCCTCATTCATTACGTATGATCGAAATTGTATGGGAACTTGTCATACATAAAAAAGAAGCTTATTACGCTCCTGGAAATCACTGTAATAAACTATATCGATTTTTCCTTGGACGTAATGTAACAATCGCTCACGGACTTGAAACAACTGTCGCTGAATATGAGGCACTTCCTTCTCATAAGCAAAACATTATAAAAGAAAAGTTTATCACTCTTTATGAACAATCACCACTCTACCACATACTAGATGAAAAAAAAGTAATCGTATGTCACGCTGGGATTCGGCAAGATTACATAGGAAGACGAGATAAAAAAGTACAAACCTTTGTATTATATGGTGATATTACAGGAGAAAAGCATGCCGATGGCTCACCTGTCCGTCGCGATTGGGCGCAAGAATACAAGGGGCAAGCTTGGATTGTATATGGACATACACCAGTAAAAGAACCTCGATTCGTCAATCAGACAGTCAATATTGATACTGGTGCTGTATTTGGTGGCAAATTAACCGGATTACGTTATCCTGAAATGGAGACTATCTCTGTCCCTTCTTCTTTACCTTTTGTCGCTGAGAAGTTCCGTCCAATTTCATAA
- a CDS encoding FtsW/RodA/SpoVE family cell cycle protein has translation MKDSNSQYQIDYVLLFILFAIGIVSCCAIASAQASLPPFLQNVNFVLKQIQWYFIGFIAIGVIMIIDFDRYQKIAWYLYSFAMVLLIGLELQVPGAVTIKGATAWYRLPGIGNFQPSEIMKLFLIIVIGRIIANHNEKYFSQTMRDDFLLLGKIFATSLPPLLLIAKEPDLGNTMVISAMLAAMILVSGIRWRFIFGLVSGTFVAGSTLIYIFFTHTDFFKAHILKEYQLNRFYGWLAPYKYDAQGYQLRQAFLATGSGEMQGKGWENGQVYFPEPHTDFIFTNVAEQFGFLGASVIISLFFLLIFRMIHIALESNDPFGSYICAGTIGMFTFQVFQNIGMTIGLLPITGITLPLMSYGGSSLLTYMIAIGFILNIRSRTKSFMFK, from the coding sequence TTGAAAGATTCAAATTCTCAATATCAAATAGACTACGTATTACTATTTATTTTATTTGCCATTGGGATTGTTAGTTGTTGTGCTATTGCAAGTGCGCAAGCCTCCTTACCGCCATTTTTACAAAACGTCAATTTTGTACTCAAGCAAATCCAATGGTACTTCATTGGATTTATAGCCATTGGTGTTATTATGATTATCGATTTCGATCGTTATCAAAAAATTGCTTGGTATTTGTATAGCTTTGCAATGGTACTACTTATTGGACTAGAACTTCAAGTACCGGGTGCCGTTACAATTAAAGGCGCTACCGCTTGGTACAGGCTCCCAGGCATCGGAAATTTTCAGCCTTCTGAAATTATGAAATTGTTTTTAATTATCGTCATTGGACGAATTATAGCAAATCATAATGAGAAATATTTTTCCCAAACAATGCGTGACGATTTTTTATTACTTGGAAAAATATTTGCGACAAGCTTGCCACCACTACTACTTATTGCAAAAGAACCAGATTTAGGAAACACAATGGTCATTTCAGCGATGCTTGCAGCAATGATACTAGTTTCTGGCATACGATGGCGTTTTATTTTCGGATTAGTTTCAGGTACTTTCGTGGCTGGATCTACATTAATATATATATTTTTTACTCACACAGATTTCTTTAAAGCACACATTTTAAAAGAATATCAATTAAATCGCTTCTACGGATGGTTGGCACCTTACAAATATGATGCGCAAGGCTATCAATTAAGACAAGCATTCTTAGCGACTGGATCCGGAGAAATGCAAGGAAAGGGGTGGGAAAATGGACAAGTATATTTTCCAGAACCACATACAGATTTTATTTTCACTAATGTCGCTGAACAATTTGGATTTCTAGGTGCAAGTGTCATTATTTCACTTTTTTTCTTACTCATTTTTCGAATGATTCATATCGCTTTAGAAAGTAATGACCCTTTCGGTAGTTACATTTGCGCTGGTACAATCGGAATGTTTACTTTCCAAGTATTCCAAAATATCGGGATGACAATCGGATTACTTCCCATTACAGGGATAACATTACCTCTTATGAGCTACGGAGGAAGTTCACTGCTTACATACATGATTGCGATTGGATTCATTTTAAATATTCGCTCAAGAACGAAAAGCTTTATGTTTAAATGA
- a CDS encoding glycosyltransferase family 2 protein: MASEKNLPLVSILIPTYNRPHYFKIALESALAQTYSNIEIIIGDDSTNDETATLIHEQYLPNYKNITYIRNISTLGQFHNDLMLIEKSNGEYINFLMDDDVFYKHKIQKMMAYFEQDSNKDLALVTSYRVRIDDHGNLIGDAHPTQKLYSEDTPLNGIFLGDWMLKAGHNIIGEPTTTLFRKNLLTEPFGTLKERQYSCSVDMASWISLLSKGNAIYISEPLSQFRYHAGQQIHNKLLQGCEDFTHLVITAKEYGFLQNTIDYRTALLSAYKWCKSSLKYYLHQLDIFPDAHVRLAHCLDIIIKELNN, from the coding sequence ATGGCGAGTGAAAAAAATCTACCCCTCGTTTCTATCCTTATTCCCACTTATAATCGACCCCATTATTTCAAAATCGCTCTAGAAAGTGCATTGGCACAAACTTATTCAAATATTGAAATCATCATCGGAGATGATAGTACAAATGATGAAACAGCAACTCTAATCCATGAACAATACTTACCAAATTATAAAAATATAACATACATTCGAAATATCTCTACTCTAGGACAATTTCACAATGACCTTATGCTCATAGAAAAATCAAATGGTGAGTATATAAATTTTTTAATGGACGATGACGTGTTTTATAAGCATAAAATACAAAAAATGATGGCCTATTTTGAGCAAGATTCCAATAAAGATCTTGCTCTTGTTACTTCTTATCGAGTACGTATTGATGATCATGGAAATCTAATCGGCGATGCCCATCCAACACAAAAGTTATATAGCGAAGATACACCATTAAACGGAATATTTTTAGGCGACTGGATGCTAAAGGCCGGCCACAACATTATCGGCGAACCTACAACTACTTTGTTTCGAAAGAACTTGCTCACTGAACCTTTTGGCACCCTTAAAGAGCGACAATATTCTTGTAGTGTTGATATGGCCTCATGGATTTCTTTACTTTCTAAAGGAAATGCAATATACATTTCTGAGCCTTTAAGTCAATTTCGCTACCATGCTGGACAACAAATACACAATAAACTACTTCAAGGTTGCGAAGATTTCACACACCTCGTTATAACAGCAAAAGAATATGGATTTTTACAAAATACTATAGACTATAGAACAGCTCTACTTAGTGCTTACAAATGGTGTAAAAGTTCCTTAAAATACTACCTTCATCAACTAGATATTTTTCCTGACGCACATGTACGTCTTGCCCATTGTTTGGATATAATTATTAAAGAGTTAAACAATTAA
- a CDS encoding class I SAM-dependent methyltransferase, with protein sequence MSELNKEMTLLPPPELVQYVGGDFKKVGKEFLKHFIQIGALKSNEKVLDVGCGVGRMAVPLMNYLNDDGAYYGFDLFKDGITWCQNNISTMRNNFHFEHVDIYNQFYNPEGKEDASQYRFPYEDGTFDFIFLTSVFTHLLPKELEHYVSEIVRVLKKDGRCFITFFLINPESSYYLNAGQSTLGFYHRIENCYVVNKDIPNFAVAYPETDICNLLNKYGLEIINKPHYGLWCGRPEYTSYQDIVLTKKSF encoded by the coding sequence ATGAGCGAACTTAACAAAGAAATGACTTTACTCCCCCCTCCTGAACTGGTCCAATATGTAGGTGGCGACTTCAAAAAGGTGGGAAAAGAGTTCCTAAAGCATTTTATTCAAATTGGCGCTTTAAAATCAAATGAAAAAGTATTAGATGTAGGCTGCGGCGTCGGCCGAATGGCTGTACCATTAATGAATTACTTAAATGATGATGGAGCATATTATGGATTTGATTTGTTTAAAGATGGAATTACTTGGTGTCAAAATAACATTTCAACTATGCGTAATAATTTTCACTTTGAACATGTTGACATATACAATCAATTCTATAATCCAGAAGGAAAAGAAGATGCCTCTCAATATCGTTTTCCCTATGAAGACGGAACATTCGATTTTATCTTTTTAACTTCTGTATTTACACATCTTCTTCCAAAAGAATTAGAACATTACGTATCTGAAATTGTACGTGTATTAAAAAAAGACGGGAGATGTTTCATTACATTCTTTCTAATAAATCCTGAATCGTCCTATTATTTAAATGCAGGACAAAGTACATTAGGTTTTTATCATCGAATTGAAAATTGCTACGTTGTAAATAAAGATATTCCCAATTTTGCAGTTGCTTATCCTGAGACAGATATTTGCAATCTATTGAATAAGTATGGTCTAGAAATAATCAATAAGCCACATTATGGTTTATGGTGCGGCAGACCAGAATATACAAGTTACCAAGATATTGTTCTTACAAAAAAAAGCTTCTGA
- a CDS encoding TylF/MycF family methyltransferase, whose protein sequence is MESKSAVQLYLELLKKTILFEIWLEYEAYLPASLHISKELEFEPVTVPLPLFIKQYAENHNLKIVKPNVSKSERHDGMDWPRAAHSMIGRERMNQLQEAMETVVRENIEGDFIETGVWRGGSCIFMNGFLQANNITNRTVWVADSFEGLPAPNLEQYPKDYGDYLHTFDYLRVSLEQVQENFKKYDLLNDQVKFLKGWFKDTLPTAPIEKIAIARLDGDMYESTMDGLMNLYDKVSKGGYIIIDDYGLPPCAEAVTDFRKQRNLKAPITKIDVFGVYWRKE, encoded by the coding sequence ATGGAAAGTAAATCTGCTGTTCAGCTTTATCTCGAATTGCTAAAGAAAACAATTTTATTTGAAATATGGTTGGAATATGAGGCATACTTACCCGCATCTCTACATATTTCGAAAGAACTAGAATTCGAACCCGTTACAGTCCCCCTCCCTTTATTCATTAAGCAATATGCCGAAAACCATAACTTAAAAATTGTAAAACCAAATGTTTCAAAAAGTGAACGTCATGATGGAATGGATTGGCCAAGAGCAGCACATAGCATGATTGGTCGAGAACGTATGAACCAATTACAAGAGGCAATGGAAACCGTTGTTCGTGAAAATATAGAGGGAGATTTTATTGAAACAGGTGTATGGCGCGGAGGATCATGCATTTTTATGAATGGTTTTTTACAAGCAAACAACATTACGAATCGTACTGTGTGGGTCGCAGATTCATTTGAAGGTTTGCCAGCACCGAATCTAGAACAATATCCAAAAGATTACGGTGATTATTTACACACATTCGATTACTTACGCGTCTCTTTAGAACAAGTACAAGAGAATTTTAAAAAATATGATTTACTAAATGATCAAGTGAAATTTTTAAAAGGTTGGTTTAAAGATACTTTACCAACAGCACCAATTGAAAAAATAGCAATTGCACGGCTTGATGGTGATATGTACGAATCCACCATGGATGGTCTCATGAACTTATATGATAAAGTTTCTAAAGGTGGCTATATAATTATCGATGACTACGGGCTACCGCCATGCGCTGAGGCTGTGACAGACTTTAGAAAGCAACGAAATTTAAAAGCCCCTATTACTAAAATTGATGTATTTGGCGTTTATTGGAGAAAAGAATAA
- a CDS encoding BclA C-terminal domain-containing protein codes for MSNNNYSNGLNPDESLSASAFDPNLVGPTLPPIPPFTLPTGPTGPTGPTGPTGPTVPTGPTGPTGPTGPTGPTGGGTGITGPTGPTGDTGATGLTGPTGDTGATGPTGPTGDTGATGPTGPTGDTGATGLTGPTGDTGATGPTGPTGDTGATGATGATGATGPTGATGPTGATGPTGPSGLGLPAGLYAFNSGGISLDLGINDPVPFNTVGSQFGTAISQLDADTFVISETGFYKITVIANTATVSLLGGLTIQVNGVPVPGTGSSLISLGAPIVIQAITQITTTPSLVEVIVTGLGLSLALGTSASIIIEKVA; via the coding sequence ATGTCAAATAATAATTATTCAAATGGATTAAATCCCGATGAATCTTTATCAGCTAGTGCATTTGACCCTAATCTTGTAGGACCAACATTACCACCGATACCACCGTTTACCCTTCCAACTGGGCCTACCGGGCCTACTGGACCTACCGGACCTACCGGGCCTACTGTACCTACGGGGCCTACCGGACCTACTGGACCGACCGGGCCTACTGGACCTACTGGCGGAGGAACTGGAATAACTGGACCTACCGGGCCTACTGGTGACACTGGGGCTACTGGACTTACGGGGCCTACTGGTGACACTGGGGCTACTGGACCTACCGGGCCTACTGGTGACACTGGAGCTACTGGACCTACCGGGCCTACTGGTGACACTGGGGCTACTGGACTTACGGGGCCTACTGGTGACACTGGGGCTACTGGACCTACCGGGCCTACTGGTGACACTGGGGCTACTGGGGCTACTGGGGCTACTGGGGCTACCGGACCTACGGGAGCTACTGGACCTACGGGGGCTACTGGACCGACTGGACCATCCGGATTAGGACTTCCAGCAGGATTATATGCATTTAACTCCGGTGGGATTTCTTTAGATCTAGGAATTAATGATCCAGTACCATTTAATACTGTTGGATCTCAGTTTGGTACAGCAATTTCTCAATTAGATGCTGACACTTTCGTAATTAGTGAAACTGGATTCTATAAAATTACTGTTATCGCTAATACTGCAACAGTAAGCTTATTAGGAGGTCTTACAATCCAAGTGAATGGAGTACCTGTACCAGGTACTGGATCAAGTTTAATCTCACTTGGAGCACCTATCGTTATTCAAGCAATTACGCAAATTACGACAACTCCATCATTGGTTGAAGTAATTGTTACAGGACTTGGGCTATCATTAGCTCTTGGTACGAGTGCATCCATTATTATTGAAAAAGTTGCTTAA
- a CDS encoding glycosyltransferase, producing the protein MLNKQGITISLCMIVRDEEETIARCLETVEKIVDEIIVVDTGSVDRTKEIVEKYTSNIYDFQWIDDFAAARNFSFSKATQEYILWLDADDVLLEDAQEALKLLKIELDPKFDAVSMPYHLAMDSNGKPLYCTKRNRLVKREKQFQWFGKVHEYLAIAGETFSSKVAITHKKEKKVTNRNLKIFQNTVAAGEELSSRDLFYYANESMDNQKYDDAVLLYETFLNQDEGWYEEKIYACGKLGDCYAKLGMWEKAIESCVKSFRYDVPRGENCTRIGYIYMEQEKYNEAIFWFKLATEVPMATESPFHSPASYTWLPYLQMCICYSRLGEQDKAYYYNELAASYVPNNAAIEYNRKYFRGVFDKPYKA; encoded by the coding sequence ATGTTGAACAAGCAAGGAATTACAATTAGTTTATGTATGATTGTTCGAGATGAGGAGGAGACAATAGCCCGTTGTTTAGAGACAGTTGAGAAAATTGTGGATGAAATTATAGTAGTGGATACAGGTTCCGTCGATCGAACGAAAGAAATCGTAGAGAAATACACTTCTAACATATATGATTTCCAGTGGATTGATGATTTTGCGGCAGCAAGAAATTTTTCTTTTTCAAAAGCGACGCAAGAGTATATATTGTGGCTAGATGCAGATGACGTATTATTAGAAGATGCTCAAGAAGCATTGAAACTCTTAAAAATAGAATTAGATCCTAAATTTGATGCTGTTTCGATGCCTTATCATCTTGCGATGGATTCTAACGGGAAACCTTTATATTGTACAAAAAGAAATCGACTTGTAAAGCGTGAAAAACAATTTCAATGGTTTGGAAAGGTTCATGAGTATTTAGCTATTGCTGGTGAGACTTTTAGTAGTAAAGTTGCTATTACACATAAAAAAGAAAAAAAAGTAACAAATCGTAATTTGAAAATTTTTCAAAATACTGTAGCTGCAGGGGAAGAATTGAGTTCGAGGGATTTATTTTATTACGCAAATGAATCTATGGATAACCAAAAATATGATGATGCAGTTCTTCTTTATGAAACATTTCTTAATCAAGACGAAGGATGGTATGAAGAGAAAATTTATGCATGTGGTAAGTTAGGAGATTGCTATGCGAAGCTCGGAATGTGGGAGAAGGCAATCGAATCTTGTGTGAAGTCGTTTCGGTATGACGTCCCTAGAGGAGAGAATTGTACAAGAATAGGATATATATATATGGAACAAGAAAAATATAATGAAGCGATATTTTGGTTTAAACTTGCAACGGAAGTACCAATGGCAACGGAAAGTCCTTTTCATAGTCCAGCTAGCTACACATGGCTACCCTATTTACAAATGTGTATTTGTTATAGCAGGTTAGGGGAGCAGGATAAAGCGTATTATTACAATGAATTAGCAGCTTCTTATGTTCCGAATAATGCTGCAATTGAATATAACCGTAAATATTTTCGGGGAGTTTTTGATAAACCATATAAAGCGTAA
- a CDS encoding class I SAM-dependent methyltransferase, with protein sequence MNREKSSLYEEKSEHYYNAANPNLLKHIKKEWKEVLDIGCSSGTLGAAIKENGTRVSGIEAFPEAAEKAKERLDHVILGDIEKIDLPYEEGQFDCILFGDVLEHLFDPWAVIEKVKPYIKQNGVILASIPNVAHISVLAPLLAGNWTYTEYGLLDKTHIRFFTFNEMLRMFLKAGYVISKVDRVYVDHKMYEPLIEELYGICKKYRLGSGFMAETVVFQYIIEAEKSQL encoded by the coding sequence ATGAATCGCGAAAAAAGTTCTTTATATGAAGAAAAATCCGAGCATTATTATAATGCAGCGAATCCGAATTTATTAAAGCATATAAAAAAGGAATGGAAAGAAGTTCTTGATATTGGTTGCTCGAGCGGTACATTGGGAGCAGCTATTAAAGAAAATGGTACACGTGTATCAGGAATCGAGGCATTTCCAGAGGCTGCAGAAAAAGCGAAAGAAAGACTAGATCATGTTATTTTAGGGGATATAGAAAAAATAGATCTTCCTTATGAGGAGGGGCAATTTGATTGCATCCTATTTGGAGATGTATTAGAGCATTTATTTGATCCATGGGCTGTGATTGAAAAGGTTAAGCCATATATAAAGCAAAATGGTGTGATTTTAGCAAGTATACCAAACGTTGCTCATATTTCAGTATTAGCTCCCTTACTTGCCGGAAATTGGACGTATACAGAATATGGTTTATTAGATAAAACACATATTCGTTTCTTTACATTTAATGAAATGCTAAGAATGTTTTTAAAAGCAGGATATGTTATTAGTAAAGTAGATCGTGTATATGTTGATCATAAAATGTATGAGCCACTTATTGAGGAGTTATATGGAATTTGTAAAAAATATCGTCTTGGAAGTGGCTTCATGGCTGAGACAGTTGTATTTCAGTATATTATTGAAGCTGAAAAATCACAATTATGA